CAACAAGCCACCAAAACAAAAGGGAATAGaaatttgtctttatttttggATGACATATTCTTCTTCTTATCCGTACCACGCCTAATAAAATCcaatttgaatcaaataaaatatattactttAATGCTCTAACAACATTCTTCTTTTAATTTACACTTTAAAAAAGCTCACCCTAATTAACCATTATGTTCTCTTTTCCTGTCTTTTTAttgttaatataatataatttaaaactcAACCTTGCAAATACTCCAAAATTTGTAATCATTAATAAATAAAACTATGTTTTTTTGTGAAGATGACACTTGGATAACATTATAGATTTTTGCTTCACTTCGATCTATACTTTATCCCAAACACAAATCACtcgttattttatatttataatttcattaatataTAGAATAATTATTACATTTATTGATGCGAatatgatttaaaatataatatgaacACCATAACAGTTTTTTCATCTTTTAAACATAACCAATTTCTGGGGTCAACTtatagttttttttattattactaatGTTATGCCCATTAAAAAAATTGGTTAGTTGGAATTTTCCTATTTGGATTATCAACATTCCATTtataaaaagaaatgaaaataagcTATAGAGGCCCAGAAGCGATCACAGACTGAACTTTAGCCACCACCCCATATCATTCTGCATTCTGGTTCCACTCTCCACTCTTCACTATTTCTACTAAATACATACCACAGCTTTATAATTTTGTTATGCAAAGCAAATTCTGAATCATACTGCAATTATAAAGATAGATGATAATGTTACATTACATAACATTTCCAAATTTGATTGAGTCTACATCATTATTCTATAACTTAATTTCGTATAAACAAAACCTCTCTCATTGGTTGAAGATTGACGAAAATGATCCGgtaaatacatattttacccTACAAGTTGCAACAAAATATATTCTAAACTTTATCAAATCGTTTTAGTGTTGTTGAGGGAGAACATTTGGTTTCAAGTGTCTTACTTTTGTAACTAGTTATTGTTTTCATATTAGAGTTTTGTCTTTCATATTTTAAGATTAGTCTAAAGGGTTTATAGAGTTTAAGAAACACATTGGTTAGTAAAGACTCGACCTGTAAACTTACGAGAGAAGTGTCGGTATTGTGTGAAATATTAATTATTCATACTGTACTTACGGGAGTTCGAACCACTAACTAAGGCATTAAAGCCTTACCTCTACAATCATGATACCATTTGACTAGACTCTCTTCGAAGTATGAAAGAAGGATAATACCTTCCGACGACAGAATGAGACATTCCAAAGAAGATACCTACCCTCAACGAGTGTTTATAACTTTATTTGGAATAGACTTTTCAACTTGAGATCAAATAGATATAATCTTTTaatcatttaataaaatttaagaatAATTTTAGACATGATATGGCAAAAAtctttaactaaaataaaaaaatatagacAAAATTCAACTATAGTTTAGacaagataaaatttaaacttccaaGTATAATTAGATATTCTATAAGGATCTTACAAGCAAATAAAATTAGTTGATATTTATGATGCCATGAAATTATCGTATACTATCATTAAAAAAGAAGTCAATATTCACTTGATATATACTGAtatcttgatttttttttcatttcaccaTCACGAATGCTGATTTTACAATTTATAAGCAATTAGAAGAgaagttttataattaaatttaaataaaatattagtaagactttaaattatttttaaaaaataatttctaattAATATCATACCTTTTCTAATACTAGATCAAATATCCTCAATAATATTTTAATCCTAatattgattaattaaataatattaacaaataataatagtaacacgaagtttatgatttttttatttaattagatttATGATTTATGATGTGATgggttagattttagaattttatgatttatataattttaaaaaaggtTAGATTAGGATATAGGGTTTAAAAGGTATAAGATTTCAAGGTATACGAATGTGgttttacaattttataaaaaaatattagttttattaattttagaGTTAAAATACTAATAAGAGTTACTTTTATGTTTGTTGCTATATTATaggataaattattaaaatagtcattttatttacatcagattatattttagttacttatatttgaaatgttatgttttagtcacttacgttatctagttgtaatattttagtcattgagcCGTTAATTGTTGTTAATTGTGTAACAATaagctaatgtgatatgttaaatcatcatttcaaacaaaaaatttaggttaatttaGACAATCGATCCCCATACtttttcattttaagcaatttaattttttatgttcttttaaatttttttttctttatttttcgttctcttctgcttctccctcTGTTTTCCTCCTTTCTCCATTTTTTTAACGTTtaccatttgttaaaactagtccctatacttttatttttttaacaatttaattttttagacTGAAGCAAGCTtgtggactagttttaacaaatagaaagcaTAGAAAAATTACGTTAAAAGAGTTGGAGAAGGGAGAAAAACAGAGGGAGAAGCAGAAGGatggaaaaaaaaagttaaaagaacataaaactaaaaatattaaattgctcaaaaagaaaaaaaaatatagggatcaattgtagaatttaacctaaatttttcgtttgaaatgatgatttaacgtgccataTCAGCTTACCATTACACCGTTAACGGTAATTAATGGCTCAgtaactaaaatgttacaacacgaaaACGTATgagactaaaacgtaacatttcaaacataagtaactaaaatgtaactttgagacaaacaaaagtgattattttaataatttatcttATCTTATATTATTCAAACACTAAAAAATATGATATCACATGTTATTGAAAATCTAaaaagtgatttttaaaattatttaatccaAGTTAAACTCTATTACTAAATATTCTTTTCAAATTGCTcatctatttttaaaaattcgattagatttaaatttaaatatttattaatttgatttgatatacatttattaattattttattcaaatccACTAAATTTATCAAATCAATAATATAATTAGACCTATTCATGGGGCAGGTTATTGTCCATGTTCGAAGGATTGTGCAAAATTTGGGAGTATTTTGGTAAAAATATTAAGCCCAAAAAATTAGGCTCATTTAAATTGTGGGTCGAGCTCGAACTTGAACATTTAAAGCTTAACTCGACTCGTTTTTAAAGTttgtaatgttttatattatgttatttttatatattatgtaattaataatacataaaaaataaatatatagtaaTATTTAATACTACTATAATGTAAACATAAAAAGCGTAAAAGACgactatataaaattttaataaataaaaatatatataattattaactattaattattaaattaaaataatataaatatatttttaaaaaattaaaaataatacggTGAGTTTCAAAAGGGCTTGGGTCAATCAATTACAAAATAgataaatttagataaaaaaattataagattTATATTTCAAATCGAACCaaatttaaacaaatataaaatatatttatatgatgtTTAGATCTGACTCAACCAATCCAGTCCAACCCTTCAACACTTCTAAACATAAAAGGtggttgttaaaaaaaaaaaaacaattaaagcCGTCCTTGCACCATATTAAGCATGTAATTGATCCAATATATTCTAGAAGGCTAATATTTCTTAGTCTAATATATATCCTGCGGTGTATGGGAGAATACAAGAGTATAACAAgcctaataataatagtagtagtagTAATAAGTGCAAAGAAATAAGTAAAAGAATAAGTGATGAGTGATGAGCACCACCAAAAATATCAtccatcaatttttttttttttttgtagctTTTATTTATGAATAAGAAAATGCAATATTTTTtaggaaagaaaatatattttgctTTAAAATTATGGGAGTTACAAAAAGGAAGGGAGAGAGTGGTGATCATGTCTGTaattaaaagagaaaaaatgaTTGGCTTCTGAGAAGGGCTTTTGGAGCTGCACAATTAATCTTCACCGTCGGATCACCTGGTTAAAACATTGTTAGATCTGTTTTATGATATTTTTGTAAAGCAAATTAAAACACAAGTTCTGCTCTGGTCTTTATCAGTAGCTGGTGGGTGCCATTGGAGGTTGCCGCTTCCTTCTCTAATTCTATTACCAATCTTCAGCCTCCCTTTTCTCCCGCAAAGCTTTTTTACCAATCAAGCCCCTTGatgatattataaatatttatgaattgagGAGTTAATCTCTTTATTTACTTCTACTTTGTAAAATTTTACAACTCAATCCAATTAAATCCTTAATCCGCTTAACAATTTATTATTAATTCAATTTCACGTATTCATcaacaattatattaatttctcaaatctaaaaataaaaaaaggataaAATTTAGAATTAGATAGAGGGAATATATTTGAGAGGGATATACTATTGGGGCATGTGTGTTTCTTGCCACTATTCATATTCATTCCCCTTACCCCTTCTTATTTAATCTCTTCCCATTCGTCAGTCCTCGACTACCATTTCCttattccctttttctttcccATTTCCTTCGTTGGGATCTGATCTTTCCTCTTCCCCTTCCGACAACTTGTGGGTAGCTTCCTTATTCTACAAAGAGATAGGGGTTGGAGGTGTCTCTCAGTTCAATTCCCGAGGCTCATAACTTTTTCATTACACCCACAACTTTCTTGCTTTTCTGTCTTTGGGTGTGTTCTTTTGTCTGGTTCATATATTGTCGCCTCGTAAAAGTTGCAAAAAAGTTCGCGTAAAGTTAATTTCTTAGCTTTAACAATCACATGATGTTGGTCTTCCGTCAGATCTCTGAGGATTAGCCAGTTTTGAGTTGGTTTAGGGTATTGGGGGTTGCTGTACACGCAATATTAGCAAGCTTGTGTCATCGTGAGCTTCTCTTCCTCTTTCGTCCTTTGTTGTTTCCTTTTTAGTTTATCTAGAAAAGAGTGGGAGATACTTTTGGTATAAGCTAAGCAAGCAATGAAATTATATAAGATATGATGTGTTTCACTATTTCATTCACCCCTTCTTCAAGATTTGCCTTTTGGCTCAAGTGGCTTCAGTTCGATCTCGATGATATTTTTTTGTTTCCCTTGTATAAACTTGTTTCATAGATCCCTAGTCTGTTTATTGCTGATATTTTATGCTTTTGTTTTTTGTTCATCATATTTCCTAGGTTTTTCAAGTTATATatgtttctttttcttctctccaGCATAGAGAACTGTCACCTTTTCTTTCTAAATTGTAACCTATAGAATAAATCCTGTTTCTCTATATCGCATGTAAATGTATGCAGTTTTGAGATGGTTGAGTTCAGATCTCACTTCATATAAATTAGATGATAGCTTAAAAATCATTTTTCAGATTTTATGGGGGATCTGCTCAAGTTCTTTATGTATCTTAACCATATGGTTGTATGAGTGGAGAAAGCCTTAATTCATTGTTTGTCTACTCTCCATTTATTAACCTATAGCTGAATACAAGAATATTTTAGTTCTATTTTGCACATTTTGCTACTTAATGATATTAGTTAAAACTCATAAGTAAATGGCCTTTGAAAAGTATTTCTTGTTCTCAATTTCTCATCTTTTCGAGAGTTTATCCCTATTATAATTCTTTACCAGCTAACCCAGTTGCGACCAAAAATAACCAACCATCCCAAGATTAGTTACAAGTTTGAAACCTAGAGCTAATTACCCTAAATTGTATACGAAAAATAAGAAGATTGGAGTAATAACTTAAAAGCATCATTGTTATACTCCTTTTTTATCATTAGGAAAAGAAGGAATGACAGGACCCGTATCCATGTTATCTGAGTGTTCCAAACAAGTCTTGGCACCTTGTTATACTCTTAAAGAGGCTATTTATAACCTAAAGCCTCGATCTGTCAGTAATTTAagataaaattactattttattcTATGTATGCATAACTGCATATGGGATCGATGTCACCTTCTTTTGGTAGCATAGGGAACAGCATGAACATTTTGTAGGCAACTTTAAGATATGGTACTGAAACTCTAAATATATTGTGCATTGAAAAGGTTAAGCATAAGAAATGATAGCTCTTTCCATCTGACAAAACTTGTCTTAGAAGTACATACAAGTTAATCATTATTGGCTACAGTGAacaatttttgttgttgttgttattatttcTTGTTAATTCGTTGGTTGAACAGAACTCTTGTTGGGTACCAATTTCTTCTTGAATGCTAGACGTTATTCAAATAAACTCATGCTCAAAGATCCTTCATATTCATACCATAATTTGCATGTCTTTGGATCATGTCTGATATCTGCATGTGTTTCTGTAGAATTTAGTTCTCCAATTGTATGAACACACATATATTGCTGAAATATTATAGTGCGCCGTGGTAATGCAGGTTTGATCGGTCTTGGAACAACATGAATAGCTTTTCACACGTTCCCCCAGGATTTAGGTTCCATCCTACAGATGAAGAACTCGTTGATTACTACCTTAGAAAAAAGGTTGCTTCGAAGATAGATTTAGATGTCATCAAAGATGTTGATCTTTATAAAATCGAACCATGGGACCTGCAAGGTATAGTAGTATTTCCCATCTTCACACATCATATAAAAGAACAACAATCTGAGGCAGCTAATTCATATTTTGGTTGGTCTGGATGTATATAGAATTGTGCAGAATAGGAACTGAAGACCAGAATGAATGGTACTTCTTTAGCCACAAGGATAAGAAGTATCCAACAGGCACTCGCACTAATAGAGCAACAAAAGTAGGGTTCTGGAAAGCTACTGGAAGAGACAAACCTATTTACTCCAGGCAGAGCCTTATTGGCATGAGGAAAACCCTAGTTTTTTACAAAGGAAGAGCACCCAATGGACAAAAATCCGATTGGATCATGCATGAGTATCGACTAGAAACAATTGAAAATGGAACTCCTCAGGTTATTATTCTACATATATACATGTGTATATTCACTGTTTTATCTAAGGAATTAGAAAGGTTTCTGTTTACGTAATTTTTATCTCATAATATTTTTCTGTGTTCAGACACATTTCATGATGAACTTCCATTTGTGCACATTTTCAATAtattcaaataaatatataagCATGCAGGCATATGCAATGTCCTTGATGTTTTTAGTTTTAATAGTTATGATTAATTTGATATCTTTGTTATTCCACCAGGAAGAAGGATGGGTGGTTTGTAGAGTGTTCAAGAAGCGAATGACAACGGTGCGAAAAATGGGTGAATACGAATCTTCATGTTGGTACGATGGCCAGGTATCATTCATGCAGGAACTCGACTCCCCAAGGCGAATTCCTCAGCCTTATGCATCATATTATCACCGTTATCCCTGCAAGCCTGAGCCTAAGTTGCAATATAATTCCCCTCATGACCCTACCTTTCAGCTCCCTCAGCTGGAAAATCCCAATGTTCAACAATATTCTGCTGCAAGTTTAAGCTGCAACTCAGTTGTTCCTGACGGTAACTACGATGGGAAAACGGGAAGCACTTTGCAGTCCTCAACCCTCACACAAGAAGAGCACATGCACCCAACGCATCAGCAAAGTCTCAAGTCTTTCTATGACAGCACTACTGAACAAGCAGTGGATCAAGTGACAGATTGGCGAGTTCTTGACAAGTTTGTTGCCTCTCAGCTCAGCCATGAGGAAGCTTCAAAGGAAAACAACTACTGCAATGCAGACACCAGCTTTTATGTGGCTGAACAAATGAATTTAGCGTCCAATGAATCCAAAAGGCCAGAAATTGCTCATCAGGAATATGCCTCCACATCCACTTCGAGTTGTCAAATTGATCTGTGGAAGTGAAACCATATTCCAGCAATTAGAGCATATATACCAATTAATTATAGGTAGCAAACTTAAAAGAAAAGAAGTCTTTAATCCAGGTTGCTGTATATAATAAAACTATAATGGAATTTCATTAGCTAT
Above is a genomic segment from Gossypium arboreum isolate Shixiya-1 chromosome 8, ASM2569848v2, whole genome shotgun sequence containing:
- the LOC108469136 gene encoding NAC domain-containing protein 7-like isoform X2, giving the protein MNSFSHVPPGFRFHPTDEELVDYYLRKKVASKIDLDVIKDVDLYKIEPWDLQELCRIGTEDQNEWYFFSHKDKKYPTGTRTNRATKVGFWKATGRDKPIYSRQSLIGMRKTLVFYKGRAPNGQKSDWIMHEYRLETIENGTPQEEGWVVCRVFKKRMTTVRKMGEYESSCWYDGQVSFMQELDSPRRIPQPYASYYHRYPCKPEPKLQYNSPHDPTFQLPQLENPNVQQYSAASLSCNSVVPDGNYDGKTGSTLQSSTLTQEEHMHPTHQQSLKSFYDSTTEQAVDQVTDWRVLDKFVASQLSHEEASKENNYCNADTSFYVAEQMNLASNESKRPEIAHQEYASTSTSSCQIDLWK
- the LOC108469136 gene encoding NAC domain-containing protein 7-like isoform X1, translated to MMCFTISFTPSSRFAFWLKWLQFDLDDIFLFPLFDRSWNNMNSFSHVPPGFRFHPTDEELVDYYLRKKVASKIDLDVIKDVDLYKIEPWDLQELCRIGTEDQNEWYFFSHKDKKYPTGTRTNRATKVGFWKATGRDKPIYSRQSLIGMRKTLVFYKGRAPNGQKSDWIMHEYRLETIENGTPQEEGWVVCRVFKKRMTTVRKMGEYESSCWYDGQVSFMQELDSPRRIPQPYASYYHRYPCKPEPKLQYNSPHDPTFQLPQLENPNVQQYSAASLSCNSVVPDGNYDGKTGSTLQSSTLTQEEHMHPTHQQSLKSFYDSTTEQAVDQVTDWRVLDKFVASQLSHEEASKENNYCNADTSFYVAEQMNLASNESKRPEIAHQEYASTSTSSCQIDLWK